From Epinephelus lanceolatus isolate andai-2023 chromosome 12, ASM4190304v1, whole genome shotgun sequence, the proteins below share one genomic window:
- the ranbp9 gene encoding ran-binding protein 9 isoform X1, which yields MSGQSSGCGFLMSVVVHGDSALNEQEKELNQRLRRLYPAVNENETPLPRSWSPKDKFSYIGLSQNNLRVHYKGHGKTPKDAASVRATHPIPAACGVYYFEVKIISKGRDGYMGIGLSAQGVNMNRLPGWDKHSYGYHGDDGHSFCSSGTGQPYGPTFTTGDVIGCCVNLINNTCFYTKNGHSLGIAFTDLPPNLYPTVGLQTPGEVVDANFGQHPFVFDIEDYMREWRTKIQAQIDRFPIGEREGEWQSMIQKMVASYLVHHSYCATAEAFAKSTDQAVHEELASIKNRQKIQKLVLSGRMGEAIETTQQLYPNLLERNPDLLFMLKVRQFIEMVNGTDSEVRCLGGRSPKSQDSYPGSPRPFSSPSHKASSSQPYLPGFDSNCCNGVTSNKSHSSSPHSHKPCPPGSGSTLPASDVSLNGSRSQQPITSSDVDMEVDHFTNGVTESSSNGFLNGSSKHATEPDDCDADMEVESAQSKRQLCGGSQAAIERMIHFGRELQSMSEHLRRECGKNSTNKKMLKDAFSLLAYSDPWSSPVGYQLDAIQREPVCSTLNSAILETHNLPKQPPLAQAVGQAAQCLAIMARTGSGSCAFASVDDYLH from the exons ATGTCTGGACAGTCGTCGGGCTGTGGGTTTCTAATGTCGGTTGTTGTCCATGGAGACTCGGCTCTGAACGAGCAGGAAAAGGAGCTCAACCAGCGACTCCGACGGCTCTATCCAGCCGTTAATGAAAATGAGACTCCGCTTCCCCGCTCCTGGAGCCCGAAGGACAAGTTTAGCTACATCGGACTCTCTCAGAACAATCTCCGTGTCCACTATAAAG GTCATGGCAAAACCCCAAAAGATGCAGCGTCTGTACGGGCAACCCACCCCATCCCAGCAGCCTGCGGGGTCTACTACTTCGAGGTGAAGATCATCAGCAAAGGCCGAGATGG GTACATGGGCATCGGCCTCTCAGCTCAGGGTGTAAACATGAACAGACTCCCTG GTTGGGACAAGCACTCATACGGTTACCACGGAGATGACGGCCACTCCTTCTGCTCGTCTGGCACTGGGCAACCCTACGGACCCACATTTACAACAGGCGACGTGATTGGCTGCTGCGTTAACCTCATCAACAACACCTGCTTCTACACAAAGAACGGCCACAGCCTAG GTATTGCCTTCACAGACCTACCA CCAAACTTGTACCCGACCGTGGGCCTTCAGACTCCAGGGGAGGTGGTGGATGCAAACTTCGGCCAGCATCCCTTTGTGTTCGACATTGAGGACTACATGCGAGAGTGGAGGACAAAGATCCAGGCTCAGATCGACCGCTTCCCTATCGGAGAGCGCGAGGGCGAGTGGCAGTCCATGATCCAGAA GATGGTGGCTTCCTACCTGGTGCACCACAGCTATTGTGCCACAGCTGAAGCCTTTGCCAAATCCACAGACCAGGCCGTGCACGAGGAGCTGGCCTCCATCAAAAACCGACAGA AGATCCAGAAGCTGGTGTTGTCAGGCAGAATGGGCGAGGCCATCGAGACCACCCAGCAGCTCTACCCCAACCTCCTGGAGAGGAACCCAGACCTTCTCTTCATGCTCAA GGTGAGACAGTTCATAGAGATGGTGAACGGGACGGACAGTGAGGTGAGGTGTCTGGGAGGTCGCAGCCCAAAGTCTCAGGACAGTTACCCCGGCTCCCCCCGGCCCTTCAGCAGCCCCAGCCACAAAGCCAGCAGCTCCCAGCCCTACCTCCCAG GGTTTGACAGTAACTGCTGTAATGGTGTGACGTCTAATAAGAGCCACAGCTCCTCCCCTCACAGTCACAAGCCCTGCCCCCCAGGCTCTGGCTCCACACTCCCAGCGTCTGACGTTAGCCTCAACGGGAGCCGCAGCCAACAACCCATAACCAG TAGCGATGTGGATATGGAGGTTGACCACTTCACCAACGGAGTGACAGAATCGTCCTCCAATGGTTTCCTTAACGGCAGCTCCAAACACGCCACCGAGCCTGACGACTGTGACGCAGACATGG AGGTGGAGTCAGCCCAGTCCAAGAGGCAGCTGTGCGGCGGGAGCCAGGCGGCCATCGAGAGAATGATCCATTTCGGCAGGGAGCTCCAGAGCATGAGCGAACACCTCCGCCGTGAGTGTGGCAAGAACTCAACCAACAAGAAGATGCTCAAG GATGCATTCAGCCTGCTGGCCTACTCAGACCCCTGGAGCAGCCCAGTCGGCTACCAGCTGGACGCCATTCAGAGAGAGCCGGTCTGCTCCACTCTCAACAGTGCAATATTAG AGACTCACAACCTGCCCAAGCAGCCCCCCCTGGCCCAGGCCGTGGGTCAGGCTGCCCAGTGCCTCGCCATCATGGCACGAACTGGCAGTGGATCCTGCGCCTTCGCCTCTGTGGACGATTACCTGCACTAG
- the ranbp9 gene encoding ran-binding protein 9 isoform X2: MSGQSSGCGFLMSVVVHGDSALNEQEKELNQRLRRLYPAVNENETPLPRSWSPKDKFSYIGLSQNNLRVHYKGHGKTPKDAASVRATHPIPAACGVYYFEVKIISKGRDGYMGIGLSAQGVNMNRLPGWDKHSYGYHGDDGHSFCSSGTGQPYGPTFTTGDVIGCCVNLINNTCFYTKNGHSLGIAFTDLPPNLYPTVGLQTPGEVVDANFGQHPFVFDIEDYMREWRTKIQAQIDRFPIGEREGEWQSMIQKMVASYLVHHSYCATAEAFAKSTDQAVHEELASIKNRQKIQKLVLSGRMGEAIETTQQLYPNLLERNPDLLFMLKVRQFIEMVNGTDSEVRCLGGRSPKSQDSYPGSPRPFSSPSHKASSSQPYLPGFDSNCCNGVTSNKSHSSSPHSHKPCPPGSGSTLPASDVSLNGSRSQQPITSDVDMEVDHFTNGVTESSSNGFLNGSSKHATEPDDCDADMEVESAQSKRQLCGGSQAAIERMIHFGRELQSMSEHLRRECGKNSTNKKMLKDAFSLLAYSDPWSSPVGYQLDAIQREPVCSTLNSAILETHNLPKQPPLAQAVGQAAQCLAIMARTGSGSCAFASVDDYLH, translated from the exons ATGTCTGGACAGTCGTCGGGCTGTGGGTTTCTAATGTCGGTTGTTGTCCATGGAGACTCGGCTCTGAACGAGCAGGAAAAGGAGCTCAACCAGCGACTCCGACGGCTCTATCCAGCCGTTAATGAAAATGAGACTCCGCTTCCCCGCTCCTGGAGCCCGAAGGACAAGTTTAGCTACATCGGACTCTCTCAGAACAATCTCCGTGTCCACTATAAAG GTCATGGCAAAACCCCAAAAGATGCAGCGTCTGTACGGGCAACCCACCCCATCCCAGCAGCCTGCGGGGTCTACTACTTCGAGGTGAAGATCATCAGCAAAGGCCGAGATGG GTACATGGGCATCGGCCTCTCAGCTCAGGGTGTAAACATGAACAGACTCCCTG GTTGGGACAAGCACTCATACGGTTACCACGGAGATGACGGCCACTCCTTCTGCTCGTCTGGCACTGGGCAACCCTACGGACCCACATTTACAACAGGCGACGTGATTGGCTGCTGCGTTAACCTCATCAACAACACCTGCTTCTACACAAAGAACGGCCACAGCCTAG GTATTGCCTTCACAGACCTACCA CCAAACTTGTACCCGACCGTGGGCCTTCAGACTCCAGGGGAGGTGGTGGATGCAAACTTCGGCCAGCATCCCTTTGTGTTCGACATTGAGGACTACATGCGAGAGTGGAGGACAAAGATCCAGGCTCAGATCGACCGCTTCCCTATCGGAGAGCGCGAGGGCGAGTGGCAGTCCATGATCCAGAA GATGGTGGCTTCCTACCTGGTGCACCACAGCTATTGTGCCACAGCTGAAGCCTTTGCCAAATCCACAGACCAGGCCGTGCACGAGGAGCTGGCCTCCATCAAAAACCGACAGA AGATCCAGAAGCTGGTGTTGTCAGGCAGAATGGGCGAGGCCATCGAGACCACCCAGCAGCTCTACCCCAACCTCCTGGAGAGGAACCCAGACCTTCTCTTCATGCTCAA GGTGAGACAGTTCATAGAGATGGTGAACGGGACGGACAGTGAGGTGAGGTGTCTGGGAGGTCGCAGCCCAAAGTCTCAGGACAGTTACCCCGGCTCCCCCCGGCCCTTCAGCAGCCCCAGCCACAAAGCCAGCAGCTCCCAGCCCTACCTCCCAG GGTTTGACAGTAACTGCTGTAATGGTGTGACGTCTAATAAGAGCCACAGCTCCTCCCCTCACAGTCACAAGCCCTGCCCCCCAGGCTCTGGCTCCACACTCCCAGCGTCTGACGTTAGCCTCAACGGGAGCCGCAGCCAACAACCCATAACCAG CGATGTGGATATGGAGGTTGACCACTTCACCAACGGAGTGACAGAATCGTCCTCCAATGGTTTCCTTAACGGCAGCTCCAAACACGCCACCGAGCCTGACGACTGTGACGCAGACATGG AGGTGGAGTCAGCCCAGTCCAAGAGGCAGCTGTGCGGCGGGAGCCAGGCGGCCATCGAGAGAATGATCCATTTCGGCAGGGAGCTCCAGAGCATGAGCGAACACCTCCGCCGTGAGTGTGGCAAGAACTCAACCAACAAGAAGATGCTCAAG GATGCATTCAGCCTGCTGGCCTACTCAGACCCCTGGAGCAGCCCAGTCGGCTACCAGCTGGACGCCATTCAGAGAGAGCCGGTCTGCTCCACTCTCAACAGTGCAATATTAG AGACTCACAACCTGCCCAAGCAGCCCCCCCTGGCCCAGGCCGTGGGTCAGGCTGCCCAGTGCCTCGCCATCATGGCACGAACTGGCAGTGGATCCTGCGCCTTCGCCTCTGTGGACGATTACCTGCACTAG